From Lampris incognitus isolate fLamInc1 chromosome 13, fLamInc1.hap2, whole genome shotgun sequence, one genomic window encodes:
- the fam83ha gene encoding protein FAM83H, which translates to MAHRSQCSSAGDNPLDPNYLPPHYREEYRLAIDALVEDNLEGYYQFLQRADVVNFLSAQEIEYIRCNTQAPRESSHPEQHYLLSGGDGSSDTYWPIHSDLDAPGLDLGWPQQHRFIGPTEVTTLVNPAEPDMPSIKEQARRLIKNAQQVVAVVMDIFTDVDIFADILDAALRNVAVYILLDEQNVHHFIHMVSNCQVNLKSIQFLRVRTVSGITYHCRSGKSFKGQMMDRFLLTDCRAVLSGNYSFMWSFEKIHRCLAHLFLGQLVSTFDEEFRILFAQSQPLMIETEDFSRLHERQYGTDKTPLYREPRKFLSIDNPHPEEWARHSFDGRTDMDWKKLPLSRHESIPRSLDQGSLDKYNKYHSQQFRMDRSSEHGPAKMPLNIRENLAFKRHSYAEGSQSRHPPYQFRQQQGIPNFETQAGQFQMTQHLLPRTGPEAGYSGYDKFSGHGYHPADQYSEPGLPQDMDASDSFNPVLNYLLSTSNMDFDQGSEELAPPEEVSFGSSHLRRMSKGSPYACPTSTTSPSPSEQKQFFQEPNMERKDPKAKQGLRNWRISSYLSAFDNAGDEGLPVPPTQAIDHFEVPLNPLQRTSSGPDLSIPKIPNVWEFKVPVVPRANPLPGHTKPTVPELCKKIPDDLVNMAVETKTTPTPSESSSVIEGDKAEEVEPKDPKEIAFLREESFRRTYNAKMQRSSKLRSSLIFSSQLEQQASQDLKSAPGHCDDETDKNEEDQSKLSFLAQALSQRRSFAREPFEWSRYKKSTTFDSSALGNSGSKDAHNEGEVEDSVTETLSKDLPGNDNSKGPHKPAEEPAKISPLLPQPKTSQNELLKTSPPLHPSKSLLSNLSQVDMNDPDNRLMFFKELAAERKAAKIAAEKSTEEASIKTLSDLKNVTVKNAVEEPSQPHADVSVKDLTTITDKNGTASGVENQISTETCKSVSLHYDADEEINKQENQPENGSNTSPTNCDKVQSSAFAEDSEKMDIRSSQVGISIPFSAGSAPAHSQSPVEPKPSNDVNECSHSCPPTKVDANTFTHSSPTDSVTQSTDVNETAAIDATLKVPCSLKSTLVELQTSPISLKSESNIQPFGPLHLESTTSAPCASSETIIALHPIGLQSSFSVPIPSAPSFSENVMSESISQNTAFDSSHSPSSTTLTSSSAPCTTAESISSKNNPSDATSTLTSAILSPKSNKIESKEFLIPSPLESQLTNLTPDSLSDCITQTVLSSESTHMKTESVNQCAHSETASTLDSVKAEFNVSADACLDDSKHSTVSVQSTTKKYCEESCTSKPDSETELPKSEPNFVPRLILGVSPNLNHPSANCVITESCLPSICGPESLSSIAGPETKKPTPSLNLIPAEPPTECAPAERTLGLDLIGHSEFSSKDAPLDTSLKLELIQGTSLSEPSVTESNDPIPAAQVLCSSPLPGTGKAIVSPKHEKTESMKSPVLSPSETSSPLKLSPTDLNKSTIPITIKSSSDRSLPEPTSKETSVLEGPSMACETPTESKTITSEYQPSELSLPIGNINLDNPCEVGREPEKLDSVDQKEIVDTKPANTMNKIASQNSVCLRKASDEAQENNGSETAETAGDGAVPLLPESKQAKTSSSRYHSSTASVISSSNLRDDTKLLLEQISANSQSRAEPTKESAVTDDDKEDEADKKANRAKAVTRSLSKGGHKTPEDRDKLLEKIQNMRKERKVYSRFEMPP; encoded by the exons ATGGCACATCGTTCTCAATGTTCCTCTGCTGGGGATAATCCCCTGGACCCCAACTACCTACCACCTCATTATCGAGAGGAGTACCGGTTAGCTATTGACGCTCTTGTCGAGGACAACTTGGAAGGCTACTATCAGTTTCTCCAGAGAGCGGACGTTGTGAACTTTCTTTCCGCACAGGAGATTGAGTATATTCGGTGCAATACACAGGCTCCTCGTGAGAGCAGCCACCCTGAGCAGCATTATCTACTGTCTGGGGGAGATGGCTCTTCAGACACTTACTGGCCCATCCACTCGGACCTGGATGCCCCAGGCCTGGACCTCGGCTGGCCCCAGCAGCATCGCTTCATTGGACCTACAGAAGTCACCACTCTGGTCAATCCTGCTGAGCCTGACATGCCAAGTATCAAGGAACAGGCTCGAAGACTCATTAAGAACGCTCAGCAA gtGGTTGCTGTAGTGATGGACATATTTACTGATGTGGACATATTTGCGGATATTCTTGATGCGGCCTTGCGAAATGTTGCTGTTTACATCCTTCTAGATGAACAGAATGTACATCATTTCATCCATATGGTTTCCAACTGCCAGGTTAATTTAAAGAGTATTCAG TTTTTGCGTGTGAGAACAGTGTCTGGGATCACCTACCACTGCCGCTCAGGGAAGTCATTTAAGGGTCAGATGATGGATCGCTTTTTGCTGACAGATTGTAGGGCTGTGCTGAGTGGAAACTACAG CTTCATGTGGTCTTTTGAGAAAATACACCGTTGTTTAGCACACCTTTTTCTTGGACAGCTTGTGTCAACTTTTGATGAAGAGTTTCGGATTCTGTTTGCCCAGTCCCAACCCTTGATGATTGAAACTGAGGATTTCAGCCGTTTACATGAGAGGCAATATGGTACTGACAAAACACCACTTTACAGAGAACCCAGGAAATTTCTGTCAATAGACAACCCTCATCCAGAGGAATGGGCTAGACACTCGTTTGATGGTCGTACTGATATGGATTGGAAAAAGCTTCCTCTAAGCAGGCATGAATCCATCCCCAGGTCATTAGACCAGGGCTCTTTGGATAAGTACAACAAATATCACTCCCAGCAATTCAGAATGGATCGGTCCTCTGAGCATGGCCCCGCCAAGATGCCCTTAAATATAAGGGAAAATCTAGCTTTCAAACGGCACAGTTATGCTGAAGGCTCTCAAAGCAGACACCCCCCATATCAATTCAGGCAGCAACAAGGAATTCCAAACTTTGAGACCCAGGCAGGGCAGTTTCAAATGACACAGCATTTGTTACCAAGAACAGGACCAGAAGCAGGTTATAGTGGCTATGATAAGTTCTCTGGTCATGGCTATCATCCTGCAGATCAGTATTCTGAGCCTGGTTTACCACAAGACATGGATGCCTCTGATAGCTTTAACCCTGTCCTTAACTATTTGTTGTCAACCAGCAATATGGATTTTGACCAGGGCTCAGAGGAACTTGCACCTCCAGAGGAAGTATCATTTGGATCCTCTCATCTCAGAAGAATGAGTAAAGGTTCACCATATGCCTGTCCGACTTCCACCACATCTCCAAGTCCATCAGAGCAGAAGCAGTTCTTTCAGGAGCCTAACATGGAACGTAAAGATCCTAAAGCAAAACAAGGGCTAAGAAATTGGAGAATTAGCTCATACCTCAGTGCATTTGATAATGCAGGAGATGAAGGCCTGCCAGTACCACCAACTCAGGCAATAGACCATTTTGAAGTGCCACTTAATCCCTTACAGCGGACATCCTCGGGCCCAGATTTATCAATTCCTAAGATTCCAAATGTTTGGGAATTTAAGGTTCCAGTAGTGCCCAGGGCCAATCCATTGCCAGGTCACACCAAGCCCACTGTCCCTGAGTTGTGTAAAAAAATACCAGATGACCTTGTTAACATGGCTGTAGAAACCAAAACAACTCCAACACCATCAGAATCATCTTCAGTAATTGAAGGGGAcaaagcagaggaggtggagccaaAAGACCCAAAGGAGATTGCTTTTCTAAGGGAAGAGTCTTTCCGTAGGACATACAATGCAAAGATGCAAAGGAGCTCCAAGTTGAGATCCTCTTTAATATTCAGCTCTCAGCTAGAGCAACAAGCTTCTCAAGATTTAAAATCTGCCCCAGGCCACTGTGATGACGAAACTGACAAAAATGAAGAGGATCAATCAAAACTATCCTTTCTCGCTCAGGCTTTGAGCCAAAGGAGGTCTTTTGCAAGAGAACCTTTCGAATGGAGCCGATACAAAAAGTCAACCACATTTGATAGCTCTGCCCTAGGCAATTCTGGATCAAAGGATGCACATAATGAAGGAGAAGTTGAGGATTCAGTAACAGAGACCTTGTCAAAGGATCTTCCGGGCAATGACAATTCTAAAGGACCACATAAGCCTGCAGAAGAGCCAGCAAAGATTTCCCCATTATTGCCTCAACCCAAGACTTCACAAAATGAACTGCTAAAAACCAGTCCACCCCTACACCCATCCAAATCATTGCTGAGTAATCTATCTCAAGTAGATATGAATGATCCTGACAACAGGCTCATGTTTTTTAAAGAATTAGCAGCTGAACGTAAAGCCGCTAAGATTGCAGCTGAAAAAAGCACAGAGGAAGCTTCCATAAAGACTCTATCTGATTTAAAGAATGTCACTGTGAAAAATGCAGTTGAAGAGCCATCACAGCCACATGCAGATGTTTCAGTCAAAGACCTAACCACTATCACAGACAAAAACGGCACTGCATCAGGTGTAGAGAATCAAATATCCACCGAAACATGCAAGTCAGTCAGTCTACACTATGATGCCGATGAGGAGATAAACAAACAGGAAAATCAACCGGAAAATGGATCAAACACCTCACCAACCAACTGTGACAAGGTGCAATCAAGTGCCTTTGCAGAGGATTCAGAGAAAATGGATATAAGGAGCAGCCAAGTTGGCATATCTATACCTTTTTCTGCAGGATCAGCTCCAGCTCACAGCCAATCACCAGTAGAACCAAAGCCTTCAAATGATGTAAACGAGTGCAGCCACTCTTGTCCCCCAACAAAAGTAGATGCTAATACATTTACTCATTCTTCACCGACAGACTCAGTTACCCAAAGTACCGATGTAAATGAAACCGCAGCCATTGATGCTACCTTGAAGGTTCCTTGTTCACTCAAATCTACTTTAGTGGAGCTACAAACATCTCCTATATCTCTCAAATCAGAATCTAACATCCAACCTTTTGGCCCACTTCATTTAGAATCCACCACCTCTGCTCCTTGTGCGTCATCTGAAACTATAATAGCTCTTCATCCCATTGGATTACAATCCAGTTTTTCTGTCCCTATTCCATCAGCGCCAAGCTTTTCAGAAAATGTTATGTCAGAGTCTATCTCGCAGAATACTGCATTTGACTCTAGCCATTCCCCCTCCTCAACCACATTGACGTCTAGCTCTGCTCCTTGTACAACAGCAGAGTCCATCTCCTCTAAAAATAACCCCTCAGATGCCACATCTACCCTTACCTCCGCTATATTGTCTCCTAAGTCTAATAAAATAGAATCAAAGGAATTTCTCATTCCTTCTCCATTAGAATCTCAACTCACTAACCTAACCCCAGATTCTTTATCAGACTGCATTACACAAACTGTTCTATCATCTGAGTCTACCCATATGAAAACTGAGTCTGTCAACCAGTGTGCCCATTCTGAGACCGCTTCAACACTTGACTCTGTAAAGGCAGAGTTTAATGTTTCCgctgatgcttgtttagatgatTCAAAACATAGCACAGTTTCAGTCCAGTCCACCACAAAGAAATACTGTGAGGAATCTTGCACTTCTAAACCTGATTCGGAAACAGAACTTCCTAAATCAGAACCCAACTTTGTTCCCCGGCTCATTTTGGGAGTGtcccccaaccttaaccatccaTCCGCAAACTGTGTGATTACTGAGTCATGTTTACCCTCCATATGTGGTCCAGAAAGTTTGAGTTCAATAGCCGGTCCTGAAACAAAAAAGCCTACTCCCTCTCTTAATCTCATACCAGCAGAGCCTCCGACTGAGTGTGCACCAGCAGAAAGGACATTGGGTCTTGATCTAATTGGTCACTCTGAATTTTCTTCCAAGGATGCACCTCTAGATACATCTCTCAAACTTGAATTAATTCAAGGAACATCTCTGTCAGAACCTAGTGTGACAGAATCCAATGATCCCATTCCTGCTGCACAGGTGTTATGTTCTTCCCCTTTGCCTGGCACAGGCAAAGCAATTGTGTCTCCTAAACATGAAAAAACAGAATCCATGAAGTCCCCTGTACTCAGCCCATCAGAAACCAGCTCCCCTCTCAAACTCAGCCCAACAGACTTGAACAAATCTACCATACCCATAACTATAAAGTCATCATCTGATCGTAGCCTACCTGAGCCTACCTCAAAAGAAACTTCAGTTTTAGAAGGACCAAGTATGGCCTGCGAAACACCCACAGAGTCTAAAACTATAACCTCTGAATACCAACCTTCCGAGCTATCTTTACCTATTGGAAATATCAATTTGGACAATCCATGTGAGGTTGGCAGAGAGCCTGAAAAGCTGGACTCTGTTGATCAGAAAGAAATTGTGGACACGAAACCTGCAAACACAATGAACAAAATCGCTTCACAGAACTCAGTCTGCCTTCGGAAAGCAAGTGATGAAGCACAGGAAAACAATGGCTCTGAAACGGCAGAGACCGCTGGAGACGGGGCAGTTCCTCTGTTACCTGAGTCAAAGCAGGCAAAAACAAGCTCGTCCCGCTACCACTCATCAACAGCCAGTGTGATCTCAAGCAGCAACCTAAGAGATGATACAAAGCTGCTTCTAGAACAAATATCTGCTAATAGCCAGAGCAGGGCTGAACCCACCAAAGAGTCTGCTGTCACTGATGATGATAAAGAAGATGAGGCTGACAAGAAGGCGAATAGGGCAAAAGCAGTCACCAGGTCACTAAGCAAAGGAGGGCATAAAACCCCAGAGGACCGGGATAAACTGCTTGAGAAAATCCAAAACATGCGAAAGGAGAGGAAAGTCTACAGCAGATTTGAG ATGCCACCTTAA